Proteins from one Panicum virgatum strain AP13 chromosome 7K, P.virgatum_v5, whole genome shotgun sequence genomic window:
- the LOC120642381 gene encoding wall-associated receptor kinase 5-like isoform X1 has translation MPKKLLDEHLYLPQLSSPGVYMEARFLQIGLGLVLLLAAQHTPAVAIPGPECPTKCGEVDIQYPFGIGDNCSLSSGFNASCQEVQRGVHKPFLGDIELLNISLANGTIREMSPISTYCYNSSGLMHRHTWLFDASHSPYRFSDVQNKFTVIGCNTLAYIYADSTGTGYQSGCVSTCQNLTDLADGSCSGLGCCQTSIPKGMGYYAVGFDSGFNTSQIWNFSRCSYAVLMEAEAFNFSTAYISTTEFNDTNTGRAPVVMDWAIRNGTMSLQCEEAELNKTGTYACLSSNSVCVDSRNGPGYLCNCSQGYEGNPYLPYGCHDADECRNSPCPSEGVCHNTEGGYQCSCRAGRKFSKQSNTCSLDVGLIIGVTAGFLVLVIFSFLGYMILQKRKLTKVKHEYFSQHGGMILFERMRSEKGLAFMVFSEAEIVQSTNNYDRSRIIGKGGHGTVYKGIVKGSMPVAIKRCALVDERQKKEFGQEMLILSQINHKNIVKLVGCCLEVEVPMLVYEFIPNGTLFELIHGKNQALQISFSTLLRIAHEAAEGLNFLHSYASPPIIHGDVKTANILLDENYMAKVSDFGASILAPSDKEQYVTMVQGTCGYLDPEYMLTCQLTEKSDVFSFGVILLEVLTGQEPLKLNGPETERSLSSNFLSAMKENNLDAVLPSHVKGQESNELIRGLAELAKQCLDMCGSNRPSMKEIADELGRLRKLSPHPWVQIDAEMETQSLLSGASIGSFEIEGATSGYPTQEGENLPMNPRSSYYAR, from the exons ATGCCAAAGAAATTATTAGATGAACACTTGTATCTTCCGCAG TTATCCAGTCCAGGAGTATACATGGAAGCGCGCTTTCTACAGATTGGccttggacttgttcttcttctagCGGCACAGCACACCCCCGCTGTTGCCATTCCTGGCCCTGAATGCCCAACAAAGTGTGGTGAAGTTGACATTCAGTACCCATTCGGCATCGGCGACAACTGCTCACTGTCATCAGGGTTTAACGCCAGCTGTCAGGAGGTCCAGCGTGGTGTCCACAAGCCATTCCTCGGTGATATAGAGCTGCTCAACATTTCCCTGGCTAATGGCACGATCCGGGAGATGAGCCCCATCTCGACATACTGCTATAACTCCTCCGGTTTGATGCACCGTCATACTTGGCTGTTCGATGCAAGCCATTCCCCATACCGGTTCTCAGATGTCCAAAACAAGTTCACGGTCATAGGTTGCAATACCCTCGCCTATATCTATGCTGATAGCACCGGTACGGGCTACCAGAGTGGGTGCGTCTCAACGTGCCAGAATCTGACAGACTTAGCAGATGGATCCTGCTCCGGCTTGGGCTGCTGCCAGACATCGATACCCAAGGGGATGGGCTACTACGCGGTCGGCTTCGACAGTGGTTTCAACACAAGCCAAATTTGGAACTTCAGCCGTTGTAGCTACGCTGTATTGATGGAGGCGGAGGCATTCAATTTCAGCACCGCCTACATCAGCACGACCGAGTTCAACGACACAAACACTGGGCGAGCACCCGTGGTGATGGACTGGGCGATAAGAAATGGGACGATGTCGTTGCAGTGTGAAGAAGCCGAACTGAATAAGACGGGCACCTATGCATGCCTCAGCAGCAACAGCGTGTGTGTCGACTCCAGAAATGGGCCAGGCTACCTGTGCAATTGCTCCCAAGGTTACGAAGGCAACCCATATCTTCCATACGGATGTCATG ATGCTGATGAGTGCAGGAACAGCCCATGCCCTTCAGAAGGTGTTTGCCACAACACGGAAGGAGGGTACCAGTGTTCTTGTCGAGCAGGAAGAAAATTTTCCAAACAAAGCAATACATGCAGCCTTGATGTCGGGTTAATAATAG GGGTTACAGCCGGCTTTCTTGTTCTCGTGATTTTCTCCTTCTTGGGATATATGATCCTTCAAAAGAGGAAACTGACCAAAGTTAAGCATGAGTATTTTAGCCAACATGGAGGCATGATTCTGTTTGAGAGGATGAGATCAGAAAAAGGTCTTGCTTTCATGGTGTTTAGCGAAGCTGAAATTGTACAATCCACAAACAACTACGATAGGAGCAGAATAATTGGAAAGGGTGGTCATGGAACAGTCTACAAAGGGATAGTTAAGGGCAGCATGCCAGTTGCGATTAAGCGATGTGCACTTGTCGACGAAAGGCAAAAGAAGGAATTTGGACAAGAAATGCTAATACTTTCCCAGATCAACCACAAGAACATTGTCAAACTTGTTGGTTGTTGCCTTGAGGTGGAAGTTCCAATGTTAGTCTATGAGTTTATCCCAAATGGCACACTGTTTGAACTTATCCATGGCAAGAACCAAGCATTACAGATCTCTTTCAGCACCTTATTAAGGATTGCTCATGAAGCAGCTGAAGGTCTCAATTTCCTACACTCGTACGCATCTCCTCCAATCATCCATGGTGATGTGAAGACTGCCAATATTCTTTTAGATGAAAATTATATGGCCAAAGTGTCTGATTTCGGAGCCTCCATACTAGCCCCATCCGACAAAGAGCAATACGTCACAATGGTTCAAGGTACCTGTGGCTACCTGGACCCTGAATACATGCTGACATGCCAACTGACAGAGAAAAGCGATGTCTTTAGCTTTGGTGTCATCCTTCTAGAGGTGCTCACAGGCCAAGAGCCTCTGAAGTTGAATGGGCCTGAGACGGAAAGAAGCCTGTCGTCAAATTTTCTGTCCGCTATGAAGGAGAACAATCTTGATGCGGTGTTGCCGAGCCACGTGAAGGGGCAAGAGAGCAACGAATTGATCAGAGGCCTCGCGGAGCTAGCCAAGCAGTGCCTGGACATGTGTGGCAGCAACAGACCGTCGATGAAGGAAATCGCCGATGAGCTCGGCAGGTTGAGGAAGCTTTCGCCGCATCCTTGGGTACAAATAGATGCTGAGATGGAGACTCAAAGCCTTCTCAGCGGAGCATCGATTGGTAGCTTTGAAATAGAAGGTGCTACTTCTGGGTATCCTACACAAGAAGGCGAGAACCTCCCCATGAACCCAAGAAGTTCATACTATGCGAGGTGA
- the LOC120642381 gene encoding putative wall-associated receptor kinase-like 16 isoform X2: MEARFLQIGLGLVLLLAAQHTPAVAIPGPECPTKCGEVDIQYPFGIGDNCSLSSGFNASCQEVQRGVHKPFLGDIELLNISLANGTIREMSPISTYCYNSSGLMHRHTWLFDASHSPYRFSDVQNKFTVIGCNTLAYIYADSTGTGYQSGCVSTCQNLTDLADGSCSGLGCCQTSIPKGMGYYAVGFDSGFNTSQIWNFSRCSYAVLMEAEAFNFSTAYISTTEFNDTNTGRAPVVMDWAIRNGTMSLQCEEAELNKTGTYACLSSNSVCVDSRNGPGYLCNCSQGYEGNPYLPYGCHDADECRNSPCPSEGVCHNTEGGYQCSCRAGRKFSKQSNTCSLDVGLIIGVTAGFLVLVIFSFLGYMILQKRKLTKVKHEYFSQHGGMILFERMRSEKGLAFMVFSEAEIVQSTNNYDRSRIIGKGGHGTVYKGIVKGSMPVAIKRCALVDERQKKEFGQEMLILSQINHKNIVKLVGCCLEVEVPMLVYEFIPNGTLFELIHGKNQALQISFSTLLRIAHEAAEGLNFLHSYASPPIIHGDVKTANILLDENYMAKVSDFGASILAPSDKEQYVTMVQGTCGYLDPEYMLTCQLTEKSDVFSFGVILLEVLTGQEPLKLNGPETERSLSSNFLSAMKENNLDAVLPSHVKGQESNELIRGLAELAKQCLDMCGSNRPSMKEIADELGRLRKLSPHPWVQIDAEMETQSLLSGASIGSFEIEGATSGYPTQEGENLPMNPRSSYYAR; encoded by the exons ATGGAAGCGCGCTTTCTACAGATTGGccttggacttgttcttcttctagCGGCACAGCACACCCCCGCTGTTGCCATTCCTGGCCCTGAATGCCCAACAAAGTGTGGTGAAGTTGACATTCAGTACCCATTCGGCATCGGCGACAACTGCTCACTGTCATCAGGGTTTAACGCCAGCTGTCAGGAGGTCCAGCGTGGTGTCCACAAGCCATTCCTCGGTGATATAGAGCTGCTCAACATTTCCCTGGCTAATGGCACGATCCGGGAGATGAGCCCCATCTCGACATACTGCTATAACTCCTCCGGTTTGATGCACCGTCATACTTGGCTGTTCGATGCAAGCCATTCCCCATACCGGTTCTCAGATGTCCAAAACAAGTTCACGGTCATAGGTTGCAATACCCTCGCCTATATCTATGCTGATAGCACCGGTACGGGCTACCAGAGTGGGTGCGTCTCAACGTGCCAGAATCTGACAGACTTAGCAGATGGATCCTGCTCCGGCTTGGGCTGCTGCCAGACATCGATACCCAAGGGGATGGGCTACTACGCGGTCGGCTTCGACAGTGGTTTCAACACAAGCCAAATTTGGAACTTCAGCCGTTGTAGCTACGCTGTATTGATGGAGGCGGAGGCATTCAATTTCAGCACCGCCTACATCAGCACGACCGAGTTCAACGACACAAACACTGGGCGAGCACCCGTGGTGATGGACTGGGCGATAAGAAATGGGACGATGTCGTTGCAGTGTGAAGAAGCCGAACTGAATAAGACGGGCACCTATGCATGCCTCAGCAGCAACAGCGTGTGTGTCGACTCCAGAAATGGGCCAGGCTACCTGTGCAATTGCTCCCAAGGTTACGAAGGCAACCCATATCTTCCATACGGATGTCATG ATGCTGATGAGTGCAGGAACAGCCCATGCCCTTCAGAAGGTGTTTGCCACAACACGGAAGGAGGGTACCAGTGTTCTTGTCGAGCAGGAAGAAAATTTTCCAAACAAAGCAATACATGCAGCCTTGATGTCGGGTTAATAATAG GGGTTACAGCCGGCTTTCTTGTTCTCGTGATTTTCTCCTTCTTGGGATATATGATCCTTCAAAAGAGGAAACTGACCAAAGTTAAGCATGAGTATTTTAGCCAACATGGAGGCATGATTCTGTTTGAGAGGATGAGATCAGAAAAAGGTCTTGCTTTCATGGTGTTTAGCGAAGCTGAAATTGTACAATCCACAAACAACTACGATAGGAGCAGAATAATTGGAAAGGGTGGTCATGGAACAGTCTACAAAGGGATAGTTAAGGGCAGCATGCCAGTTGCGATTAAGCGATGTGCACTTGTCGACGAAAGGCAAAAGAAGGAATTTGGACAAGAAATGCTAATACTTTCCCAGATCAACCACAAGAACATTGTCAAACTTGTTGGTTGTTGCCTTGAGGTGGAAGTTCCAATGTTAGTCTATGAGTTTATCCCAAATGGCACACTGTTTGAACTTATCCATGGCAAGAACCAAGCATTACAGATCTCTTTCAGCACCTTATTAAGGATTGCTCATGAAGCAGCTGAAGGTCTCAATTTCCTACACTCGTACGCATCTCCTCCAATCATCCATGGTGATGTGAAGACTGCCAATATTCTTTTAGATGAAAATTATATGGCCAAAGTGTCTGATTTCGGAGCCTCCATACTAGCCCCATCCGACAAAGAGCAATACGTCACAATGGTTCAAGGTACCTGTGGCTACCTGGACCCTGAATACATGCTGACATGCCAACTGACAGAGAAAAGCGATGTCTTTAGCTTTGGTGTCATCCTTCTAGAGGTGCTCACAGGCCAAGAGCCTCTGAAGTTGAATGGGCCTGAGACGGAAAGAAGCCTGTCGTCAAATTTTCTGTCCGCTATGAAGGAGAACAATCTTGATGCGGTGTTGCCGAGCCACGTGAAGGGGCAAGAGAGCAACGAATTGATCAGAGGCCTCGCGGAGCTAGCCAAGCAGTGCCTGGACATGTGTGGCAGCAACAGACCGTCGATGAAGGAAATCGCCGATGAGCTCGGCAGGTTGAGGAAGCTTTCGCCGCATCCTTGGGTACAAATAGATGCTGAGATGGAGACTCAAAGCCTTCTCAGCGGAGCATCGATTGGTAGCTTTGAAATAGAAGGTGCTACTTCTGGGTATCCTACACAAGAAGGCGAGAACCTCCCCATGAACCCAAGAAGTTCATACTATGCGAGGTGA
- the LOC120640242 gene encoding glycine-rich RNA-binding protein-like — protein MAVGGGRPGGGGGLWPGGGGQPVGRVGGGGERWRRTERKRRGGVRAAVLAGGGAGEGEVGRGGRWRRMGGKGGGGRGEGLEWRPSPESEATPAKGRLAAGGGTVGADGGGG, from the coding sequence atggccgtgggcggcggccggcccggcggaggaggcgggttgTGGCCGGGTGGTGGTGGACAACCGGTGGgcagggtcggcggcggtggcgagcggtGGAGGCGGACAGAAAGGAAGCGGAGGGGAGGGGTTCGAGCGgcggtcctcgccggcggcggcgccggcgagggggaggtcgGCCGCGGGGGCAGATGGAGGCGGAtgggagggaagggagggggagggcgagGGGAGGGGTTGGAGTGGAGGCCCTCGCCGGAGTCTGAGGCGACGCCGGCGAAGGGGAGGTTGGCCGCAGGGGGAGGGACGGTGGGGGCAgatggaggcggaggctga
- the LOC120642585 gene encoding auxin-induced protein X10A-like, with protein MKGAGSSSRRRRFLNPRAFVHAWRKLAAAQAAAAAAGEWSHLDGGGEEAIPRDVPRGHTVVYVGEELRRHVVRVSSLDHPLFRELLDRARDEYGFAAADARLCIPCHEDVFLAVLCHVDADRESRMALCT; from the coding sequence ATGAAGGGGGCCGGGTCATCGTCCAGGAGGAGGAGGTTCCTCAACCCCAGGGCCTTCGTCCACGCGTGGaggaagctcgccgccgcccaggcggcggcggcggcggccggcgagtggTCCCAcctcgacggtggcggcgaggaggccatCCCGAGGGACGTGCCGAGGGGCCACACGGTGGTGTACGTCGgggaggagctgcggcggcacGTCGTGAGGGTGTCCTCCCTGGACCACCCGCTGTTCCGGGAGCTGCTGGACCGGGCGCGGGACGAGTACGGcttcgccgccgcggacgccagGCTCTGCATCCCCTGCCACGAGGACGTCTTCCTCGCCGTCCTCTGCCACGTCGACGCCGACCGGGAGTCCAGGATGGCATTGTGCACCTAG
- the LOC120642490 gene encoding adenosine kinase 2-like isoform X1 gives MASGSYEGVLLGMGNPLLDISAVVDEAFLAKYDVKPGNAILAEDKHLPMYDELASKGNVEYIAGGATQNSIRVAQWMLQIPGATSYIGCIGKDKFGEEMKKNAQAAGINAHYYEDENAPTGTCAVCVVGGERSLIANLSAANCYKSEHLKKPENWALVEKAKYIYIAGFFLTVSPDSIQLVAEHAAANNKVFLMNLSAPFICEFFRDAQEKALPYVDYIFGNETEARTFAKVRGWETENVEEIALKISQLPKASGTHKRITVITQGCDPVVVADDGKVKTFPVILLPKEKLVDTNGAGDAFVGGFLSQLVQEKSIDECVRAACYAANVVIQRSGCTYPEKPDFN, from the exons ATGGCGAGCGGCAGCTACGAGGGCGTCCTGCTGGGGATGGGGAACCCGCTCCTCGACATCTCTGCTGTCGTCGACGAGGCCTTCCTCGCCAA GTATGATGTCAAGCCAGGCAATGCCATTCTAGCCGAGGACAAGCACTTGCCAAT GTATGATGAATTGGCTAGCAAGGGAAATGTTGAATACATCGCTGGAG GAGCCACTCAAAACTCTATCAGGGTTGCCCAG TGGATGCTTCAAATTCCTGGTGCAACAAGTTACATAGGTTGCATTGGAAAGGACAAGTTTGGTGAGGAGATGAAGAAAAATGCACAAGCTGCTGGTATTAAT GCCCATTATTATGAGGATGAGAATGCTCCGACAGGCACATGTGCGGTCTGTGTTGTTGGTGGTGAAAG GTCACTTATTGCAAACTTGTCTGCGGCAAACTGCTACAAGTCTGAACATCTGAAGAAACCAGAGAATTGGGCTCTTG TTGAGAAggcaaaatatatttatattgcTGGCTTTTTCCTTACTGTGTCACCGGATTCTATTCAACTTGTCGCTGAGCATGCAGCTGCGAATAACAAG GTGTTTTTGATGAACCTTTCTGCTCCCTTTATCTGTGAGTTCTTTCGTGATGCCCAAGAGAAAGCTCTTCC GTACGTGGACTACATCTTTGGGAATGAAACCGAGGCAAGGACCTTTGCTAAAGTTCGTGGTTGGGAG ACTGAGAATGTTGAGGAGATTGCTCTGAAGATCTCACAACTGCCCAAGGCTTCAGGGACACACAAGAGGATCACTGTAATCACTCAAGGTTGTGATCCAGTAGTTGTGGCTGATGATGGAAAG GTGAAAACTTTCCCCGTGATCCTTTTGCCTAAGGAGAAGCTTGTGGATACCAATGGTGCAG GTGATGCCTTTGTCGGAGGCTTTCTATCTCAATTGGTTCAAGAGAAGAGCATCGATGAGTGCGTCAGAGCTGCCTGCTATGCCGCGAACGTTGTCATCCAGCGTTCAGGCTGCACTTACCCTGAAAAGCCCGACTTCAACTAG
- the LOC120642490 gene encoding adenosine kinase 2-like isoform X2, translating to MASGSYEGVLLGMGNPLLDISAVVDEAFLAKYDVKPGNAILAEDKHLPMYDELASKGNVEYIAGGATQNSIRVAQWMLQIPGATSYIGCIGKDKFGEEMKKNAQAAGINAHYYEDENAPTGTCAVCVVGGERSLIANLSAANCYKSEHLKKPENWALVEKAKYIYIAGFFLTVSPDSIQLVAEHAAANNKVFLMNLSAPFICEFFRDAQEKALPYVDYIFGNETEARTFAKVRGWETENVEEIALKISQLPKASGTHKRITVITQGCDPVVVADDGKVKTFPVILLPKEKLVDTNGAGT from the exons ATGGCGAGCGGCAGCTACGAGGGCGTCCTGCTGGGGATGGGGAACCCGCTCCTCGACATCTCTGCTGTCGTCGACGAGGCCTTCCTCGCCAA GTATGATGTCAAGCCAGGCAATGCCATTCTAGCCGAGGACAAGCACTTGCCAAT GTATGATGAATTGGCTAGCAAGGGAAATGTTGAATACATCGCTGGAG GAGCCACTCAAAACTCTATCAGGGTTGCCCAG TGGATGCTTCAAATTCCTGGTGCAACAAGTTACATAGGTTGCATTGGAAAGGACAAGTTTGGTGAGGAGATGAAGAAAAATGCACAAGCTGCTGGTATTAAT GCCCATTATTATGAGGATGAGAATGCTCCGACAGGCACATGTGCGGTCTGTGTTGTTGGTGGTGAAAG GTCACTTATTGCAAACTTGTCTGCGGCAAACTGCTACAAGTCTGAACATCTGAAGAAACCAGAGAATTGGGCTCTTG TTGAGAAggcaaaatatatttatattgcTGGCTTTTTCCTTACTGTGTCACCGGATTCTATTCAACTTGTCGCTGAGCATGCAGCTGCGAATAACAAG GTGTTTTTGATGAACCTTTCTGCTCCCTTTATCTGTGAGTTCTTTCGTGATGCCCAAGAGAAAGCTCTTCC GTACGTGGACTACATCTTTGGGAATGAAACCGAGGCAAGGACCTTTGCTAAAGTTCGTGGTTGGGAG ACTGAGAATGTTGAGGAGATTGCTCTGAAGATCTCACAACTGCCCAAGGCTTCAGGGACACACAAGAGGATCACTGTAATCACTCAAGGTTGTGATCCAGTAGTTGTGGCTGATGATGGAAAG GTGAAAACTTTCCCCGTGATCCTTTTGCCTAAGGAGAAGCTTGTGGATACCAATGGTGCAGGTACATAA